The following are encoded in a window of Harpia harpyja isolate bHarHar1 chromosome 27, bHarHar1 primary haplotype, whole genome shotgun sequence genomic DNA:
- the B4GAT1 gene encoding LOW QUALITY PROTEIN: beta-1,4-glucuronyltransferase 1 (The sequence of the model RefSeq protein was modified relative to this genomic sequence to represent the inferred CDS: deleted 1 base in 1 codon), whose amino-acid sequence MPPPRGVLDTSGTFRVYRDLLGTPPRWDPPELVLATHGTPGRVAGTLGGALGGLWGGPLSVAVFGVPKEGLGGLLAALGGPCRGLRPRLRFHVVVGAAAPPPVVPPNPGPPTPGGCRGALRRLAAADPPSYTLGVPYPGNLLRNVAWAGAAEEERGGPSRKGGPGPPKIGGRFVLLLDADVVPSRGLREEFLRLLREGGAGLRPPKWGAGGGLGDPLVRGAAGVLGDPPAVGAAGFLGDPPGLGAAGLLGDPKAWGAAGVLGDPRTRRAPGGLGVPGDPGVLNALEVPNGLGVPSVPGVPNTISNGGVPHALEVPKVPNAFRDPGVPNALEVPKGFHDRGVPNALEVPNALEVPKGFHDRGVPNALEVPNAFRDRGVPNALEVPRGFHDRGVPNALEVPNTLEVPKGFHDPGVPNALEVPNAFRDRGVPNALEVPKGFRDRGVPNTLEVPNAFHDPGVPNALEVPNAFHDPGVPNALEDPNFLKHPKALEDPNPPGATTPSWDQVVFVLPAFEVRAGTRVPGTKAELLQLWGTGDARPFYGALCPRCQAPTGYERWRALPPTPHLRVAYEAPWRDPWEPFYVGPAHGVPPFDERFLQYGFNRISQACELHVAGFHFAVLDGAFVVHRGFKEAGGFHGGREAELHRNRQLFRRFRAELHQRYPRSPRRC is encoded by the exons atgcCCCCCCCTCGGGGGGTGCTGGACACCTCAGGGACCTTCCGGGTGTATCGGGACCtcttggggacccccccc cgCTGGGACCCCCCCGAATTAGTTCTGGCCACCCATGGCACCCCAGGACGGGTGGCGGGGACcctggggggggctctgggggggctctggggggggccGCTCTCGGTGGCTGTTTTTGGGGTACCCAAGGAGGGCTTGGGGGGGCTGTTGGCAGCTTTGGGGGGGCCCTGCCGGGGCTTACGGCCTCGCTTACGCTTCCACGTGGTGGTGGGGGCGGCTGCGCCCCCCCCCGTCGTACCCCCCAACCCCGGCCCCCCAACGCCGGGGGGATGTCGGGGGGCCCTACGGCGTCTGGCGGCCGCCGACCCCCCCAGTTACACTTTGGGGGTGCCGTACCCCGGGAATTTATTGCGGAACGTGGCCTGGGCGGGGGCGGcggaggaggaaagggggggcCCTTCCCGGAAggggggtcccggcccccccAAAATTGGGGGTCGCTTCGTGCTGCTGTTGGACGCCGACGTGGTGCCCagccgggggctgcgggaggaGTTCCTGAGGCTGCtgcgggaggggggggccgggctgCGCCCCCCAAAatggggggctggcggggggttGGGGGACCCCCTGGTgaggggggctgcgggggtctTGGGGGACCCCCCAGCTGTGGGGGCTGCAGGATTCTTGGGGgaccccccagggctgggggctgcagggctctTGGGGGACCCCAAAgcttggggggctgcaggggtctTGGGGGACCCCCGGACACGGAGGGCTCCTGGTGGCCTCGGGGTCCCCGGTGACCCCGGGGTGCTCAACGCCCTGGAGGTCCCCAACGGGCTGGGTGTCCCCAGCGTCCCGGGTGTCCCCAACACCATCAGCAACGGGGGTGTCCCTCACGCTCTGGAGGTCCCAAAGGTCCCCAACGCCTTCCGTGACCCAGGTGTCCCCAACGCCTTGGAGGTCCCCAAGGGTTTCCATGACCGAGGTGTCCCCAACGCCCTGGAGGTCCCCAACGCCTTGGAGGTCCCCAAGGGTTTCCATGACCGAGGTGTCCCCAACGCCTTGGAGGTCCCCAACGCCTTCCGTGACCGAGGTGTCCCCAACGCCTTGGAGGTCCCCAGGGGCTTCCATGACCGAGGTGTCCCCAACGCCCTGGAGGTCCCCAACACCTTGGAGGTCCCCAAGGGTTTCCATGACCCAGGTGTCCCCAACGCCTTGGAGGTCCCCAACGCCTTCCGTGACCGAGGTGTCCCCAACGCCTTGGAGGTCCCCAAGGGTTTCCGTGACCGAGGTGTCCCCAACACCTTGGAAGTCCCCAACGCCTTCCATGACCCAGGTGTCCCCAACGCCTTGGAGGTCCCCAACGCCTTCCATGACCCAGGTGTCCCCAACGCCCTGGAGGACCCCAACTTTTTGAAACACCCCAAAGCCCTGGAGGACCCCAACCCCCCAGGTGCCACCACGCCATCCTGGGACCAGGTGGTGTTCGTGCTGCCGGCCTTCGAGGTCCGTGCGGGGACACGGGTGCCGGGGACGAAGGCGGAACTTCTGCAGCTGTGGGGCACGGGGGACGCCCGGCCCTTCTATGGGGCGCTGTGCCCCCGGTGCCAAGCACCCACGGGCTACGAGCGCTGGCGGGCGCTGCCACCCACCCCGCACCTGCGCGTGGCCTACGAGGCCCCATGGCGTGACCCCTGGGAGCCCTTCTACGTGGGGCCGGCCCACGGCGTGCCACCCTTCGATGAGCGCTTCCTCCAGTACGGCTTCAACCGCATCAGCCAG